A region of the Neomicrococcus lactis genome:
ACTGGTTCCAACCGGAAATGCCCAAAATGATGAACTGTCCGTTGACCGGCTTGATGCTGGTGTTGGACGGACACGTGGTGCTTCGCTGGATGGACGAGATCGTGAACGACGCCTTGACCTGCTCCGTTCCGCTGGATCCATCAAGGAACTCGACCGCTTCACCCACCCTATAGATCTCGAGACCGCGAACGCTCTTCTGGCGTGCTGCACTCGTGCGGCTCGGTTTCACGCTTGGTGGGGCGGTGGCCCGTGTGCTCGACGCAACCGACGGCGGCGCGGTAGATGTCACCGGAGCCGGGGCGGTCGCCGTCGTACTGGCCACAGTGGTGTGAATTGCTGTCGCCGAGGCGGTTGAAGGAGTGCCGCTTGGTTGGACCGTGACGAAAGCCGAGGAGGACTCTTGCGGCAACGGATCATTGCGCGCGCCACAACCCGCGAGCATTAACGTCACCATGCTGAGTGCAACCGTCGAAGCCAGAAAAGCTGATTTTTTCATCCCCATGCCCCTTTCAAGAGCAAGTTTGAGCGCCTTCAACCTGTTTATGTTCGGAATTGCAGACTTTTTGACACTACGCTTCAGTACATGGTCCGTTTTTTGATCTTGATCCTGTTGGCAACCCTTGGTTTCGCGACGATTGTGGCGGCCGCCTTCGGCTCCACCGGTTGGCTAGTGCTAGCTGTCGTCATGATCGCACTGTTTGGACTCGCGATCTACGATTCCTTGCAAACTAAGCATGCAATTCTTCGCAACTTCCCCGTGCTGGGCCGCATGCGCTTTTTGCTGGAATCGATTCGCCCTGAAATCCAGCAGTACTTCATTGAGCGCAACTTCGACGGCCGGCCCTTCGACCGCGATACCCGCTCACTCATCTACGCGCGCGCCAAAGGTCAGGACAGCCACAAGGCGTTCGGCACCGAGCGCGATGTGAACCAAGAGGGCTACGAGTTCTTGCTGCACTCCACGGCACCCGTGAGCCCTCTCGAGAAGCCACGCAAGGTCATGATCGGCGGACCAGACTGCACACAGCCCTACGGTGTGGCGCTCATGAACATCTCCTCGATGAGCTTCGGTTCCTTGTCCAAGAATGCCGTGCTCGCGATGAACAAGGGCGCCGCGATGGGCGGGTTTGTTCATGAGACCGGTGAAGGTGGACTCACGAAATACCACTTGGAGCACGGCGCGGACCTGTTCTGGGAAATCGGTTCCGGCTACTTTGGCTGCCGCAATGACGACGGCACGTTCAATCCGGAGAGCTTCGCCGAGAAGGCCGCATACCCGCAGGTCAAGGCCGTCACGCTCAAACTCTCGCAGGGCGCTAAGCCGGGTCTCGGCGGCGTGCTGCCGGGCAAGAAAGTGACCGCGGAGATCGCAGAAGCGCGTGAAGTGCCAATCGGCATCGACTGCATTTCCCCAGCCTCCCACTCCTCCTTCCGCACGCCGCGCGAACTCATGGAGTTCGTAGGCCGCTTGCGCAAGCTCGCTCAGGGCAAGCCGATCGGCTACAAGTTCTGCGTGGGTTCCCGCACGGATGTGTTGGCAATGGTCAAGGCCATGCTGGAAACCGGAATCACGCCGGACTACATCATCATTGACGGCTCCGAAGGCGGCACCGGCGCGGCGCCTCTCGAATACGAAGACCACATGGGCACTCCTTTGACCGAGGGCCTCATGCTGGTGCACAACGCTCTGGTGGGCGCTGGTCTGCGCGATCGCATCCGTTTGGGTGCCGCTGGCAAGGTGGCCACCGGTTCTGACATCGTCAAGCGACTCATCCAGGGCGCCGACTTCACCATGAGCGCTCGCGCCATGATGATGGCCACCGGCTGCATCCAGGCTCAGAAGTGCCACACCAACGAATGCCCTGTGGGTGTTGCCACGCAGGATCCGCGCCTCATGCGCGCGCTCGATGTCACTGACAAGGGCAACCGCGTGCACAACTACCAAAAGCTCACGGTGGCCGAGGCGGAGCAGATTATCGCGTCCATGGGTGTTACCGATATCAAGCACCTCAACACCCGCATGTTGCGCCGCCGCACGGACCATTTGACCACCAAGTCCTACGCTTCCATCTACAACTGGTTGCGTCCGGGCGAGCTCCTCGTGGAGCCACCGCGAGGTTGGGCTGCGGATTGGGAAGAGGCAGACGCGGACCATTTCGGTGAGTTCGCTGCCCTCGGTTACTTGGAACCAATGAACGCGGAGGACGACGACGCCGCTTACGTTAACCCGCAGACCAACGAGATGCCGTCGGTTGCGAGCCGCAACGGCAAGGTGGTTCCTCAGCCACCACGCGATGACACGCGTGAAAAGGCGACCGATGGAGCGACCCTAGTAGTTTCAGGTTCTGGTGCACGGCCCGAAGGGAAGACCGCAGCTCGCAAGTGATGTTTAGAGCGAGTTCATTTAGATTTCGCAAAACGTCCACGTCAGCCTTTCACGATGGTTGGGCCACCCCAATCCATGTGAAAGGAAGAAATGAAAAAGCGATTCTCGCTTGCTCTAACCACCGCCATCACCGCAGGTGCTCTCTCGGTTGGTGCTTTCGCGGCGCCGGCTGCCTTTGCGACTGACTCCTTATTTGGAACTCCTGAGTCTGAGCAGCCTGTGGTGATTGGCCACCGCGGCGCCGCTGGCACCGCGCCTGAGAACACCGTTGCCGCGTTCAAGGACGGCCGCACTTCTGGCGCGGACTTTATTGAAGCCGACGTGCAGCTTTCCGCCGATGGTGTGCCGTTCTTGTTCCACGATGACACCCCCAAGCGCACCACCAATGTGGAAGAGGTGTTCCCGGGCCGCGAAAATGACCCGATTACCTCCTTCACGTGGGCCGAGCTCCAGCAGCTCGATGCAGGATCCTACTTCTCTGAGAAGTTCGCGGGGGAGAAGATCCCACACTTCAACGACATCGCTCGTGTAGCCACCAAGAACACCGGTGTGTTCATGGAGATCAAGTCGCCAAAGAACTCTCCTGGCGTGGAGAAGGTTGTGGCTGACGCGCTCCACAACGACCCTGCGTGGATTAAGCTCGTTGAAGCCGGCAAGGTGGAGATCCTCAGCTTTGATCCGGAATCCAACATGCGCTTCGCTGAGCTCGCTCCGGAGATTCCGCTGCAGCAGCTGTCCTCGACCGTTCCTGATTCCGCAACCTTGGCGCAGATCGCCACCTTTGCTGACTCGGTGGGAACTAGCTACCGCACGCTCGATCAGGCTGGCGTTGACCGCGTGAAGGCGGCTGGACTTGAAATTGGTGTCTACACGGTCAATGACACGGACGCGATGGAAGAGTCCGCGGCGATGGGCGTCCAGCGCATCACGGGCGATTACCCCATTCAGTTCGAGCGCTACCTCGATGGTGTGAAGCCGTTCCCTGCTAGCAGGGGCTTGGTCGTCACGGACTCCGTCAATGACGTTCCCGGCAATGACATTCAGCCTGAAAAGGGCGAACACATCATCATCACCAACACCGGAAAAACTAGGGTGGATGTCTCCGGCTACTATGTGCGCGATGCCGCGAACAACCTGCTGCACATCGGCGAGGGCTACGTCATTGAACCTGGCGCCTCATTGCAGGTGTTCACCGGTCCGGGCACCAACACGGACACCAAGTACTTCAACGGTGAATCCGTCGCCATCCTCAACAACGGCGGCGAAGCAGTGGGTTTCTGGAGCGCTAACCACACGCTCTTGGACACCTTCGCGAACTAGCTAAGTTCAGCTATCGCGTAGCGTCCATCAAAGACGTAGCGTCCAACTCTCAAACAGCAATGGCTGCCTCGCTCCCGTACTGGGGATTGAGGCAGCCATTGCTGTGTGTATCCCGTCTGTGCTCACATTGACGTCATTTGGAACCAGCGAATTGCTCTGAAGCTGGACTCTTTCGACGTCAAGATCGCGCGACCCGGGTGAAGATTAACCTTCGTACTCTTCGAGGACCTTCTTACCGATCTTGAATGCTACGTTGGCGGCAGGAACCGAGCAGTAGATGGCCGTCTGCAAGAAGACTTCCTTGATCTCGTCGGGCGTCATGCCGTTGCGCAGGGCAGCGTGCACGTGCATTTCGAGCTCTTCCCAGTAGCCACCGGCGATCATGGCGGTCAGCGTGACGGCCGAACGGGTGACGCGGGTTAGGCCTGGGCGGGTCCAGATGGTGCCCCACGCGTAGCGGGTGATCATCTCTTGGAACTCGTCCGTGAAGGCATTCGAGGACGCAGACGCGCGGTCCACGTGCTCGTTGCCCAAGACTTCGCGACGAACCACCATGCCGGCGTCGTACGTATCGCCCGGAAGGCGGCCGGAAGCCGAGGCTCCCTCGGAAGCCGCAGCACCCTCGGAAGCGGCGGCCCCAGCAGCGGCAGCTGCG
Encoded here:
- a CDS encoding glycerophosphodiester phosphodiesterase family protein is translated as MKKRFSLALTTAITAGALSVGAFAAPAAFATDSLFGTPESEQPVVIGHRGAAGTAPENTVAAFKDGRTSGADFIEADVQLSADGVPFLFHDDTPKRTTNVEEVFPGRENDPITSFTWAELQQLDAGSYFSEKFAGEKIPHFNDIARVATKNTGVFMEIKSPKNSPGVEKVVADALHNDPAWIKLVEAGKVEILSFDPESNMRFAELAPEIPLQQLSSTVPDSATLAQIATFADSVGTSYRTLDQAGVDRVKAAGLEIGVYTVNDTDAMEESAAMGVQRITGDYPIQFERYLDGVKPFPASRGLVVTDSVNDVPGNDIQPEKGEHIIITNTGKTRVDVSGYYVRDAANNLLHIGEGYVIEPGASLQVFTGPGTNTDTKYFNGESVAILNNGGEAVGFWSANHTLLDTFAN
- a CDS encoding FMN-binding glutamate synthase family protein, with the translated sequence MVRFLILILLATLGFATIVAAAFGSTGWLVLAVVMIALFGLAIYDSLQTKHAILRNFPVLGRMRFLLESIRPEIQQYFIERNFDGRPFDRDTRSLIYARAKGQDSHKAFGTERDVNQEGYEFLLHSTAPVSPLEKPRKVMIGGPDCTQPYGVALMNISSMSFGSLSKNAVLAMNKGAAMGGFVHETGEGGLTKYHLEHGADLFWEIGSGYFGCRNDDGTFNPESFAEKAAYPQVKAVTLKLSQGAKPGLGGVLPGKKVTAEIAEAREVPIGIDCISPASHSSFRTPRELMEFVGRLRKLAQGKPIGYKFCVGSRTDVLAMVKAMLETGITPDYIIIDGSEGGTGAAPLEYEDHMGTPLTEGLMLVHNALVGAGLRDRIRLGAAGKVATGSDIVKRLIQGADFTMSARAMMMATGCIQAQKCHTNECPVGVATQDPRLMRALDVTDKGNRVHNYQKLTVAEAEQIIASMGVTDIKHLNTRMLRRRTDHLTTKSYASIYNWLRPGELLVEPPRGWAADWEEADADHFGEFAALGYLEPMNAEDDDAAYVNPQTNEMPSVASRNGKVVPQPPRDDTREKATDGATLVVSGSGARPEGKTAARK
- the pcaC gene encoding 4-carboxymuconolactone decarboxylase: MGVAAAAAGAAASEGAAASEGASASGRLPGDTYDAGMVVRREVLGNEHVDRASASSNAFTDEFQEMITRYAWGTIWTRPGLTRVTRSAVTLTAMIAGGYWEELEMHVHAALRNGMTPDEIKEVFLQTAIYCSVPAANVAFKIGKKVLEEYEG